The Cryptomeria japonica chromosome 9, Sugi_1.0, whole genome shotgun sequence DNA segment AATGTCGATATGTTTATACATGGCCCCAAAAACATTCTCAAAAATAATTTTAGTTGGAGTTGCATTACACTTTTGTCATGGTAGAGTGTGCCTGTACAACTGTGATAGTTGTGTTTCTGCCTTTTCTCACCCAGGGTGACAATTAAGACCCTTACTACAATGTTTCTGTTTGAAACTTTATAAGCCAAGACTGCATTCTGCGAGGTTGATGAAAAGTTTGGGTGGTTGTTGTATAATTTTAAGCTTTTGTTTTGTGTCCTGCCTATggctttttttagattttttcatttCGTAGTTATGTACCTCTAATTAtaagtaaatttttttattttttgaaataagcTAATTTGGTTTATAAATTACGGATTTGTACTAATCTAAGTAATGGATTAATAGGAAATGAGAAGAGAATAACTGATGGGTAGATGTTTTGTGCATTTGTTCTGGAATTCTCGCACCAGTTAGtctgaaaatgatatattgaaagTGCATCTGAGCCTAGTGCATGCTGAACTTGTGCAAAAACAAATAACTCTGCACTGTAAGCAAATTTTATATCTAAATGGATTTCTGTCTTTGTTTTATTAGGTATTATCCATACCACTATGCTCCCTTTGCCTCTGATCTCAAAGACCTCGATCAGTTAAAGATTGACTTTCATCTTGGAAACCCATTCAAGCCACTCAATCAGTTAATGGGAGTCCTTCCAGCTGCAAGGTAAAATTACTTTCAAAAGCAATTGCaatgttttcttgtttttcttttcctaAAATATAGTGCCTGACTCATTGTTGCTTCTGAAGCTCAAATGCACTTCCTCAGCAGTACAGGCAACTAATGACTGATCCAAAATCGCCTATAATCGACTTTTATCCTGTTGGTCAGAATTGCTTCTATGTTTCAAGTCTAGACTACTTTTTTTGTTCATTATTTAAACTTTTGCTTGCAGAGGTTTACAATCTTTGGTCATTGACAAACATAGTTTTTTTGGGTGACAGATTTTGAAGTCGACATGAATGGAAAGCGCTATGCATGGCAGGTATTCATTAAATTAATCTGCATGCTGTACATAGGCTAAGATTATCCTTTTGTGTTTGAGATCTTTTTGAATCGTCTGTTTGAATTATACCAATATAGATGCTTGTAGCCAGTATGTTTGGagttaaaattaacattttttgtaCAGGGTGTTGCTAAATTGCCTTTCATTGATGAGGACCGTCTTCTTGCAGAAATCAGCAAGGTTGAAGGCACATTAACGGTATTGATTCTATTCCAGCTTCATAGTTAGTTTACACTAAAAAATGATATTTTCACCCATCCATGATTTGATATGATATTATGCTAAAATACTTATTGGTTTTTGGTGGCAGGAAGAAGAGAAACTAAGAAATATGGTTAGGTTTGACTTGCTTTTTGTGACTATAAGTCACCGTTTAGCCCcatctattttttctttttatgaCCGTTACAGGCATCTTATGGGCGAGGAGAGAGCTAACATCAAGGAAATGGTTGATCCTGATGCAAGGTATGTCAAAGTAGTGTGGCATTActgttctatttttagtaagttcctaCACATGCATGCAATACACTTTATTTCAAGCTCCAACTAGTCCCAGAGGTATTGCTGTATGGGTAATCTGCTTCGACACTATCTAGTAGCTTAGCCAAGTTCCATCAGTCTAAATTCAAAGCGCTATGACATGAAATGCTGATTTATTGCCAATAGAGTTGCAAACAGTTTTTTTGTACCAATAAATGAATACATTTgatgcatttttcaaaattttctgtttgttttccttgtttttgctGTATCAGTTGAAAGATGGCACACATCTTGTTGTCTCAATGTGAGATGTTGGTATCAAATGAAATTAGATAGAAAATTTATTTTTGAGTTGTTACATTTCTCTAATCTGTGAAAGCCATTGCAGCGGTGGATTGAATGGATATTTTTCTCTGTGTAATGGGGATGCTTGTCCCCCAATTTTCACTTCGCCTATTCAGGAGATGGAAAATATCATAAACAATCAAGTGCTGTAAGTAATTTTTATTTAAAGGTCCATAACTGCTTGTTTGGAGATACAGCGTTATTTTGATTCTTTAAATAAAACATAATGCAGGTCAGTTATTTACAAGTGCCCTCAACCACACAAGCATATAACAAGACTACCTGATGGTGTTGTCATGCCCAAGAAGGTCAGTAGGATGGTTTAGATGCTTGGAAGAGTTTATCTCTGCAATTTCCTCTAGTAAACCactaattgattgaattaataacATAAATTCTCTTTTAACATTTCCAAAATTAGTTGCTTCTCAATttcattattaaatatatttaatgttTATTACATGTCTTTTTTTCTGTATCGTCTGGCAGACTGTGAATGAGCAGGATGTGAAGAGTCAATCAGGTTTGTGGCATGAAGAAAATTTTGACAGAAGTCGCTTCCAAGAAAGGTAATAATATGCTCTTTGGCTATATATCATGCTACAAGCTCTGTTGAATTATACTTATCCAATCTTCTGTTTTCTCAGGGCACCTGTTCGTGGAGCTATATCAGGGCCTCATCTTGGAGCGGCAGCTCATCGTCTTCTTGCCAACAGTCTACAGCTGCGGAATAATGACTCAGAAAGATCTTTCTCACCCCATGAGAGTTCAAGTCATTGGATGAATTCAAGGTCCACCCCAGCTGGTCCTCAAGGGTATGAACGAGGTTTTGCTTCTTCTCGTTCTCAGGTTTCTAATGGTCAAATGTATAATGGCAGCATGAATTTTCATCAGAATAGTTATAGGAATGGTCAACATGCAATACCTGCTGTACCAATGGATGATCATTTGAGCCCCAGGTCTGTCCCAAATAGTTATAGAAGTGGTCAGCATGTAATACCTGCTCTACCAATGGATAATCATTTGAGCCCCAGGTCTGTCCCAACTGTGCGAAATGGGAATTCAAGTTTCATCAATCAAGATGGTCACAGGACATATCATCAGAGTAATCAGAGAGCAGAACAGCTTTCAAGGCCTTTTGTACCAGTGAATAATTATTCTAGCTCACGGTTGGTTCCAGTTACTAACTATGGTGGGTCAAATGTCTCAGTTGGTGATGGTCATAGTCAAGCTAATTATCTGGCAACACATGGTAGAATAAATGCTTATCCAAATCAGAGAGGTCTGGTAGAAGATAATGGTCGCCAACAGTATCCAAACAGAAATGTTACTGCACAGCAATATTATCAGCAACCATATGCTAATGGGCTGGATCGGCACCCAGTGTCATTGGAGTCGCAGGGAATTGGAAGAGGGCATGGTCCTAGTCATGCATTTCAAGCCACTCGATATGCATCATCTAATAATGGACGATATGCACCCAATTCAGGAAGGGGAAGAGCTGATTCAACTCATTACATAAACCATGGTTATTATTAATACCAGTGTTTCTATGGCACTGTAGTTTTTTCAAAATTGTATTTTTTAGAAAATCTAAATTCTTTTCCAAGGCCCTATTGGGAATTCTTAATTACTGGCTAAGGCTGGTTTTGTACTATAATGGGTCATTTTGCATTTATTGATGTTCAAAAGAAGAATTCTTAGTGAGGTTTTATTATAAAAGTGTACGAGAGTATGTGTGGATTTGAGTTGAGGCCTTGAGCATCAAAGCAGTAGCAGGCTTCTGAGAATTCTAATTTTCTGAGTGAGGTTTTATAATGAAAAGTATTAGAAATTGTTTGCTTTGAGTTAGGGTCAAAAGCATCAACGCAGATAATCTCTTTTTtctgtattgtattgtattgtatttgttgatttgcatgattaCAAGTCCATAAGAACATGTTGAATAGAATAGTCTGGTTAACAAAAAGCTTTATTAAGAAATCCAAGCTAATCCGCAATTGTGTGCATCTCACACACTTCATCTTTCAACAAAAGCGTTCATTCTCACAACcgaagaaatagaaaagaaaatatagTTTCATCCAACCAAAATTCCTATAGATTTAAGGATCAACTCTTAATATACCTTAAAGTTATTATGAGCTGCAAAGGCAAGAAGTATATCCTGATAGCCTCCATCCTTGCAAGCGAAGCAAATGTTTCTTTAAAATTTATACCTTACACTTGTGAATATTCTTTGCATACCAAATGAGAGCACAATTTTTAAGCAGCACGAACAATTTGCCAATTCCTAATCCAATGCAAGACTACtaacaaaatttctccaaaaatccaCTCTAAAATCTCCTTTCCAAAAATCAAGTTTAGGCAAGGTTTTGAGAGCTCAAAAATTGTTATCAATATATCTATAGCAATTTGCTTCAGTGGTGAAACTATCTACCCCAGTTGGTTACAGATGGAGTTAATTTAGATTTCACACTTGTATTAAAAAATTAAGGGTTATGAAATTCTTGAAGTCTTATTCTACTAAGAATTTGTAGGGGTTTGAAGATTTTGTAAGTTACCTGGATAAGTTGGATGTCATTGATGAAAATATCTATGTATGGGAAATTTGGTATATatgatatttttgagatttttgcatGTATAGGAAATTTGGTATATGATATTTTTGACTAAGTAGTGAAGTTTAGTAACATAAATAAGCTTGTCCTTTGACCAATTTGCAAAGTAAAGTGGTTGAGTCTTTTGGAGGACAAAAGATTAGTACACTACCTTTCTTTAAGCATGGAAATGATAGGGGACTAATTCTGAAGCATAGGTGCTTATCATATCTTGACCAGAATTGATGATACTTGAAGAGGCATCAAACAGGTTCTTAACATCTGCTTTTGGAACCATCTTGCTGCTGTCATCTATGAGCTCGCTTATGCTTTGGTACTCATGAGTTTCCTGAAGATGTTAAACTCTGGCAGAAAACCTTTTCCTAGCGATTCTTTTTCAATGACCATATTATTGTCTTCTCTTGGCCGTGTTTCATTGGGTGTTGGCGTGAATGGGGTGGGTTAAGGTATGTCTTTTGTAAAGATCTCGAGTTCTACAgattttaattcttctattttatACCGTTACTGCCCAAACTGATAACAAAATATAAAGCAGTAAATATAAGGCTCATGATAATAATATCAGACTGTTATAGGTTCAGACAACAATCATTTCAATAGTTTCAGAATAACATCAGCATAGTGCTCATTAAAATTGCCATTCCAGAAGTCTGTTCAAGCACCTTAATCGAATCACACAAATAAATTATCTCAGACTATAGACGACTTACAGGCTCCAATCACGCAGATACAATAGTGTTTGTTCAGGATATCAAACCTGACTTTTATTAGATTCCAGAGGCTGCCGCTTAATGTGACCTGGAGGTCAACAAATGATGATGCACCTCGGAAAAAATGCATCCACGGGACTGCTATGGTGCTACAAATAGTCTTGCTGTTTACCCAGGTAGCAGAACTGAGTTATGCCCTATCTTTCCCGTGATGATGATGAGGATCACTCTttatgaactgcttcacttcttctgATCTAGGAACTGTGAAGTCATGCTGGGCAGTCCACTGACATACATTTGTAGGATGCCATGCTGATTACATAAGTGGATAGCAGGGGAATAAACTATCGCTATAAATAGATGATCAGGCAGGGGTATCATCCTACCTGTAGGATGCCACCTGAGGATTTTGTCCCAGGCAGAAAAATCGTGAAGTTAATTTCAGTAATTTcgtgatgattagatttaggctCTAGCACATTCATCCACCAAGTTGGCCCAAGTCCCCAAAGGAAAGATAAAATTGTGTCATTCATTTTGGCCCCCAAAACAGAAAGATAAATTTGCATCATTCAAGTGGGCcatgttggtgtttgttttatcatctaccaaacattagattaaagtacccaaagataatttatTCTCTCTTGaatgctggtaatacacaaagggacttaagTTTGGATTGTTGTTCGATTCACAATGAAAGTTTAGACAATGAAACTCTATCATCAGGTCTTGGATCATGGAAAAACTGAAAAGGAGACTAGGGTTTAGAAGTTTTAGTCTATTCCTATGAATTCAAGAGATGGTATTGATTcacttaggacaactacacaaagtgggtgcaatcttcaagggatgtgcttatgatcggAAGTTAAACATACACAAAATGGAAAAcgtagactaactttgcacagtgaatgaaaatcatccattcaccagaAGTATGAGCGGAGAAACACCacaaatcaatacttatcaaatcttgcattcaatctaacaacatgaaataaaatctaaactattgtgttgaaaaaattgaaaatcttgccAATCATTCAGATAAAAGAGATTACAAAGCCTCAAGAGAAAGCACACAAGTAATGCATTATCTAGAAATGACCTCGTAGCAATGTTTCAAAAACTTCACCACTCTTCAAATGAGAGGAGACAACCTTACATAGGAGTCCAAACTTTTTGAATGGCTGAGATCGAACATTGATCAAGGGCCTAGATtaaaagataaaaccctaattagagtttcctaaaattaactacccttcgaccaatgagaaaattacatttggggacacttgtcctccttgctaaatatgaaccaacaatgaaaatagaaggttgttgcattgtgaagtgtgccctctagAATCTTctgtggataagtcaggttcattgaacctggacatgttgacttggaacaatctgattggcTGGAAGATGATGAGGCGCCACCTCAGTGTGTTGGATGTCCTctctgaattctccaatttgtgcgaAGAAATCATccaagtatggaaatttgtttgtcATC contains these protein-coding regions:
- the LOC131031393 gene encoding 5'-3' exoribonuclease 3 isoform X2 → MFDYIDRLFVMVRPRKLLYMAIDGVAPRAKMNQQRSRRFRAAKDAADAAAEEERLRREFEAEGKIIPLKEKSDTCDSNVITPGTQFMATLSVALQYYIHLRLNYDPGWRKVKVILSDANVPGEGEHKIMSYIRDQRNLAGFDPNTRHCLYGLDADLIMLGLATHEIHFSILREVVFMPGQEDKCFICGQMGHLAAACEGKPKRKHGDFDEKGGEQNIIPKKPYQFLHIWTLREYLEYDMRIPNPPFQVDFERLVDDFVFMCFFVGNDFLPHMPTLEIREGAINLLMAVYKKEFSAMGGYLTDAGEVSLDRVEHFIQAVGSHEDKIFKKRSYIHQKQMDRRKRTKGKMNNGDNMRPNVDPESIIPIIPYKDSRLAGPSQRSPYQSDVSKRPAKLRRVNEQDASIAAAIVNVEKEIADEAAKEQQKQENEEELKFKLKNVIREKSDLFNCDKTEADKVKLGEIGWKERYYAGKFEVHTEEAREQLVKDVVRKYTEGLCWVMRYYYQGVCSWQWYYPYHYAPFASDLKDLDQLKIDFHLGNPFKPLNQLMGVLPAASSNALPQQYRQLMTDPKSPIIDFYPVDFEVDMNGKRYAWQGVAKLPFIDEDRLLAEISKVEGTLTEEEKLRNMVRFDLLFVTISHRLAPSIFSFYDRYRHLMGEERANIKEMVDPDASGGLNGYFSLCNGDACPPIFTSPIQEMENIINNQVLSVIYKCPQPHKHITRLPDGVVMPKKTVNEQDVKSQSGLWHEENFDRSRFQERAPVRGAISGPHLGAAAHRLLANSLQLRNNDSERSFSPHESSSHWMNSRSTPAGPQGYERGFASSRSQVSNGQMYNGSMNFHQNSYRNGQHAIPAVPMDDHLSPRSVPNSYRSGQHVIPALPMDNHLSPRSVPTVRNGNSSFINQDGHRTYHQSNQRAEQLSRPFVPVNNYSSSRLVPVTNYGGSNVSVGDGHSQANYLATHGRINAYPNQRGLVEDNGRQQYPNRNVTAQQYYQQPYANGLDRHPVSLESQGIGRGHGPSHAFQATRYASSNNGRYAPNSGRGRADSTHYINHGYY